Proteins found in one Fulvitalea axinellae genomic segment:
- the menB gene encoding 1,4-dihydroxy-2-naphthoyl-CoA synthase, with translation MELKYDWKTIKEYEDILFQEFEGIARISINRPRVHNAFRPQTVNEMIDAMHYCRESPDVRVIVFTGEGGKAFCSGGDQSVRGHGGYVGEDTVPRLNVLDLQKMIRSIPKPVMAAVAGWAIGGGHVLHVVCDLSIAAENARFGQTGPKVGSFDGGFGASYLARCVGQKKAREIWYLCDQYDAQEALDMGLVNKVVPLEGLEEEYVSWGRKMIKRSPMALRMLKSAFNAELDGQAGIQELAGNATLLYYLSDEAKEGKEAFLEKRDPDFEKYPKFP, from the coding sequence ATGGAACTAAAATACGACTGGAAGACCATTAAGGAATACGAAGACATTCTGTTCCAAGAGTTTGAAGGCATAGCCCGTATCAGCATTAACCGCCCTAGGGTACACAACGCCTTCCGTCCGCAGACGGTAAACGAGATGATCGACGCGATGCACTACTGCCGTGAGAGTCCGGACGTACGTGTGATCGTATTCACTGGCGAAGGCGGAAAAGCCTTCTGTAGCGGTGGAGACCAAAGCGTTCGCGGACATGGTGGCTACGTAGGCGAGGACACTGTGCCGCGTCTTAACGTGCTTGACCTGCAGAAGATGATCCGTTCTATCCCTAAACCCGTAATGGCGGCCGTAGCCGGATGGGCTATCGGTGGCGGACACGTACTGCATGTGGTATGTGACCTCTCTATCGCGGCGGAGAACGCGCGCTTCGGACAGACGGGTCCTAAAGTGGGTAGCTTCGACGGAGGCTTCGGCGCTTCGTACTTGGCTCGCTGCGTTGGGCAGAAAAAAGCCCGTGAGATCTGGTACCTCTGCGACCAGTACGATGCTCAGGAAGCTTTGGACATGGGCCTTGTAAACAAGGTTGTGCCATTGGAAGGGTTGGAAGAGGAATACGTATCATGGGGACGCAAGATGATCAAGCGCAGTCCTATGGCGCTTCGTATGCTCAAGTCGGCCTTTAACGCTGAGCTTGACGGACAGGCCGGTATTCAGGAATTGGCAGGAAACGCCACTTTGCTGTACTACTTGTCGGACGAGGCGAAGGAGGGCAAAGAGGCTTTCTTGGAAAAACGTGACCCGGATTTCGAAAAATACCCAAAGTTCCCTTAA
- the menD gene encoding 2-succinyl-5-enolpyruvyl-6-hydroxy-3-cyclohexene-1-carboxylic-acid synthase, with translation MILQPIIDIASVCAGKGVDDFVLSPGSRCAHLTIAMVRHPDINTRTVSDERAAGFMALGLAQRKGRAMGLVCTSGSAAYNYSPAVSEAFYQRIPLLVLTADRPPEWIGQQDGQTISQPGLFGKHVKASFDLPSDYSHPDAEWHVNRTINEAINLANSYPQGPVHVNVPIREPFYPEADEKISFSKPRIVEEQAGVPRLTVEQTADLASEIEKFGKVLVVAGQERRSEAGLKAVSAFSHCWGVPVLADVISNMHAVPNTVRLHDAFLIKQDLELKETLRPDLIITFGKSVISKQAKLFLRKNKPVEHWHIQESGDVADTFQSLTRVIRANPYELLWELSRRVKTPMTENYLNAWLQEDKLTAELGKTYFDNAPDFSDFSALDKVWKAFPEEIDLHLSNSMSVRWGNYLGVTSAETEVFANRGTSGIDGCTGTAVGSAWGTERLNVLVTGDLAFFYDRNAFWHNYPPRNLKVILINNHAGGIFGMIDGPARQDECAEYFETYQAQSAENTAKDFNLEYRFADSYESLDKALGGFFQIGNKPGILEIRTEKALNRKVFDGYKNMIKTTGTAQKA, from the coding sequence ATGATTCTACAACCGATCATAGATATTGCCTCGGTTTGCGCCGGAAAGGGCGTTGACGACTTTGTGCTTTCGCCCGGGTCGCGTTGCGCGCATTTGACAATTGCGATGGTCCGGCATCCGGATATCAATACCCGAACCGTGTCCGACGAGCGCGCGGCGGGTTTTATGGCGCTTGGTTTGGCGCAGAGAAAAGGACGAGCCATGGGGCTTGTGTGTACTTCAGGCTCGGCGGCGTACAACTATTCGCCGGCCGTTTCGGAGGCGTTTTACCAACGTATTCCGCTTTTGGTCCTCACTGCCGACCGTCCGCCGGAGTGGATTGGCCAACAGGACGGGCAGACGATTAGCCAGCCCGGCTTGTTCGGAAAACACGTAAAGGCTTCCTTTGATTTGCCTTCCGACTACTCTCATCCGGACGCTGAGTGGCACGTTAACCGCACGATTAACGAAGCGATTAATTTGGCGAACAGCTATCCGCAAGGTCCAGTACACGTAAACGTGCCGATTCGCGAACCCTTTTATCCCGAAGCGGACGAGAAAATCAGTTTCTCTAAGCCGAGAATAGTGGAGGAGCAAGCGGGCGTGCCTCGCCTGACGGTTGAGCAAACTGCCGATTTGGCTAGCGAAATCGAAAAGTTCGGCAAAGTGCTGGTAGTAGCCGGACAGGAAAGGCGATCCGAAGCGGGACTTAAAGCCGTTTCCGCATTTTCGCATTGTTGGGGCGTACCCGTTTTGGCCGATGTGATTTCGAATATGCATGCGGTACCCAACACCGTGCGTTTGCATGACGCGTTTCTAATCAAGCAGGATCTGGAACTTAAAGAAACTCTTCGCCCTGATCTGATTATCACTTTCGGGAAATCGGTAATCAGTAAGCAAGCGAAGCTTTTCCTCAGGAAAAACAAGCCTGTCGAGCACTGGCATATCCAGGAATCGGGAGACGTGGCCGATACATTCCAGTCCCTGACTAGAGTGATTCGGGCCAATCCTTATGAGCTTTTGTGGGAACTTTCCCGCAGGGTAAAAACTCCGATGACGGAAAATTACCTCAACGCTTGGCTACAGGAAGATAAACTCACCGCCGAATTGGGAAAAACATACTTTGATAATGCTCCCGATTTCTCGGATTTCTCCGCTTTGGATAAAGTGTGGAAAGCCTTTCCCGAAGAGATTGACCTGCACCTTTCCAATAGCATGAGTGTCCGTTGGGGTAATTATTTGGGTGTAACCTCTGCGGAAACGGAAGTTTTTGCCAACAGGGGCACCAGCGGTATAGACGGTTGTACCGGCACCGCCGTAGGCTCGGCTTGGGGAACGGAGCGTTTGAACGTATTGGTGACCGGCGACTTGGCCTTTTTCTACGACCGAAACGCCTTTTGGCACAACTATCCGCCCCGAAACCTAAAGGTGATTCTGATAAACAACCACGCCGGAGGCATCTTCGGTATGATCGACGGGCCGGCTAGGCAAGACGAATGCGCCGAATATTTCGAAACCTATCAGGCCCAAAGCGCGGAGAATACGGCGAAAGATTTTAACTTGGAATACCGTTTCGCCGACAGTTACGAAAGCTTGGACAAAGCTCTCGGCGGTTTTTTCCAAATAGGAAATAAGCCGGGCATACTGGAAATCAGAACCGAAAAGGCCCTGAACCGCAAGGTGTTCGACGGATATAAAAACATGATAAAAACAACGGGAACCGCTCAAAAGGCTTAG
- a CDS encoding SusC/RagA family TonB-linked outer membrane protein, with product MKVKLLRQIWFMSRLAIFGLVLQLVFLNVLLAKDGNAQNKSLNETFVELRSRNMSLKQVFSRIERETGFSFIYSRDLVDDTFIIEKDLDGTSLVEIFIGISQQTGIGFKRINDNIYLNQDKEWLEKLRYENSLRQQKGTNVSGIITDENGEPLPGVNVVIKGTGQGTATDLEGKYTVTAPKTAILVFQSIGYKPQEIAVGNQTQINLQLEPDTQQLNEVVVTAFGLEREKKSLGYSVQEIKAEGMAEVRSENVTSSLAGKVAGLQIGESSAGMGSGIRVTIRGNSSFEGKNSPLWVIDGVPFEDTGAQSSKISSSRWNTNDGGNSMIDLNPDDIENISVLKGPNAAALYGSRAANGVILVTTKSAKKTDGLRLELNTNFQTREAFDFFERQNVYGQGLGGNFDVNGLKSWGAKMEGQMIDSWRDPGKQVQYLPHDQAEDFFETGYSITNSMVLASGNEKRSFRFSAMDSDNEGISPYHRLHKNSLSLDLNQKFGKLNLRFKTTYMRNTQRAKESLGYGGDMLTFVTMPRNMRPEDLRRSEDENGMMVFYNKKKGTNDPYYRKGGGKNSKNRIIALINANYQVNDWLSARGRVSVDRRFNDKYNYNKPATPEEFASVGWGTYTESYTKGTSVNADVLLTAKKDINDFSFSGSVGSALTYQDQHTVTAKASEMQSKGLYSLNFGVAEKPSESQTEKEIQSILAFGQVGYKNYAFLDLTARNDWSSALPNAYDKGYFYWSANASLSVSDILEDNGMEMPNWFTYAKVRASYAEVGNDTDAYRVHVYVDNYKNAQGNQLMVKDYPSQSKFDDIKPEITTSKEVGLDMRFFQNRLGLDFTWYTKSTKNQIMSIQRAASSGYSSQFINAGEIQNNGIELSLNATPVKSGDFTWDLGFNFSRNKDKIIDLYTDAFGNEVTEKSLYGGDNLKIYAIEGGGFGELYGTSFSRTPEGQTIVNANGTPIIDRNKSTASGKNFGNINPDWIGSASTQLNYKGFYLSALINIKQGGLIYSYTESFAAHHGTSTATLPHREGGLIVPNSVVKSGEGYVPNTTPITAEQYWVAVTPTSGRQAVVDEFIHDASYVQLKEVSVGYNFSKKLLKKTPLKSARLSFVATNLGFISKEAPGSPFGFSSSLTGQAIEVSGLPLTRTYGFNLNVKF from the coding sequence ATGAAAGTTAAATTACTAAGGCAAATTTGGTTTATGTCTAGACTAGCCATTTTTGGTCTTGTTTTGCAACTTGTTTTTTTGAACGTACTGCTCGCTAAAGACGGGAACGCACAAAACAAGAGTCTTAACGAGACGTTTGTGGAGCTCCGCTCGCGCAACATGTCCCTCAAGCAGGTTTTCAGCCGCATAGAACGCGAAACAGGTTTTTCGTTCATTTACAGCCGAGACCTAGTGGATGACACCTTTATAATCGAAAAGGATTTAGACGGTACGTCCTTGGTAGAGATTTTTATAGGAATATCTCAACAGACAGGGATTGGCTTCAAGCGCATCAATGACAACATTTACCTAAATCAAGACAAAGAATGGTTAGAAAAACTACGATATGAGAATTCACTGCGCCAACAGAAAGGCACTAACGTTTCAGGTATAATCACGGATGAAAACGGCGAGCCTCTTCCTGGCGTCAACGTCGTCATTAAAGGCACTGGACAAGGTACCGCTACAGACTTGGAAGGGAAATACACCGTAACGGCCCCTAAAACCGCTATCTTGGTATTCCAATCCATTGGCTATAAGCCTCAAGAAATCGCCGTAGGCAATCAGACTCAAATCAATTTACAACTAGAACCAGACACTCAGCAATTAAACGAAGTGGTAGTAACCGCATTCGGGCTGGAAAGGGAGAAAAAATCGCTCGGCTACTCGGTACAAGAGATCAAGGCCGAGGGAATGGCAGAAGTGCGGTCAGAAAACGTAACCAGCTCTTTGGCCGGTAAAGTGGCCGGTCTACAGATCGGAGAATCTTCCGCAGGTATGGGTAGTGGCATTCGAGTCACCATCCGAGGAAACTCTTCTTTTGAAGGCAAAAACTCTCCCCTTTGGGTTATTGACGGCGTTCCGTTCGAAGACACCGGCGCCCAAAGCAGTAAAATTTCTTCAAGTCGCTGGAACACCAATGACGGCGGCAACAGTATGATTGACCTTAACCCAGATGACATTGAGAACATTTCCGTCCTAAAGGGACCAAACGCCGCAGCACTCTACGGCTCAAGGGCCGCAAACGGAGTGATTCTGGTCACTACCAAAAGCGCTAAGAAAACGGATGGACTTAGACTTGAGCTCAACACAAACTTTCAAACACGAGAGGCTTTTGATTTTTTTGAAAGACAAAACGTATACGGTCAAGGTTTAGGAGGCAATTTTGACGTTAATGGCTTGAAAAGTTGGGGAGCAAAGATGGAAGGTCAAATGATCGATAGCTGGAGAGATCCGGGCAAACAAGTACAGTACCTTCCCCACGATCAAGCCGAGGACTTTTTCGAAACCGGTTATTCCATCACAAACTCAATGGTTTTGGCGAGTGGCAACGAAAAAAGAAGTTTCCGGTTCTCCGCCATGGATTCCGACAACGAGGGCATATCTCCTTATCACCGACTCCACAAAAACAGCCTGAGTCTTGATCTGAACCAGAAATTCGGAAAACTCAACCTTAGGTTCAAAACCACATACATGCGGAATACACAACGCGCAAAAGAATCATTAGGTTACGGCGGAGACATGCTGACATTCGTCACTATGCCCCGTAATATGCGACCTGAAGATTTACGCCGAAGTGAGGACGAAAACGGTATGATGGTTTTCTACAATAAGAAAAAAGGGACCAATGACCCCTATTATAGAAAAGGTGGAGGCAAGAATTCAAAAAACAGAATCATAGCCCTTATCAACGCCAACTATCAGGTAAACGACTGGCTTTCCGCACGTGGACGTGTTAGCGTTGACAGAAGATTTAACGACAAATACAATTATAATAAACCGGCCACACCTGAAGAATTCGCTTCTGTCGGATGGGGCACATACACTGAAAGCTATACAAAAGGAACATCAGTAAACGCTGACGTTCTTTTAACCGCAAAAAAAGATATTAACGACTTCAGTTTCAGCGGAAGCGTAGGTTCTGCCTTAACTTACCAAGACCAGCATACCGTAACCGCAAAAGCCTCTGAAATGCAATCCAAAGGTCTTTATTCCCTTAATTTCGGAGTCGCTGAAAAACCTTCGGAAAGCCAGACGGAAAAAGAAATCCAGTCAATTTTGGCTTTCGGACAAGTTGGATACAAGAATTACGCATTTTTGGATCTTACAGCCAGAAACGATTGGTCTAGCGCATTGCCAAACGCCTATGACAAAGGTTATTTCTATTGGTCTGCAAATGCCAGCTTGTCGGTTTCGGACATTTTGGAAGACAACGGCATGGAAATGCCTAACTGGTTCACTTACGCAAAAGTGCGGGCATCATATGCAGAAGTAGGAAATGACACTGACGCATACAGGGTTCATGTTTATGTTGATAACTATAAAAACGCGCAAGGCAACCAGTTAATGGTGAAAGACTACCCGAGTCAGTCAAAGTTTGACGATATCAAACCTGAAATAACAACCTCGAAAGAAGTCGGTCTTGATATGAGGTTTTTCCAAAATCGACTCGGTCTTGATTTCACGTGGTACACTAAATCTACGAAAAATCAGATCATGTCGATCCAACGCGCCGCTTCCAGCGGGTACAGTTCCCAGTTTATCAACGCCGGTGAAATCCAAAACAACGGTATAGAGCTTAGCCTGAACGCTACTCCAGTAAAAAGCGGTGATTTCACATGGGATCTCGGTTTTAACTTCTCTAGAAACAAAGATAAGATCATAGACCTGTACACAGACGCTTTCGGGAATGAAGTCACCGAAAAGTCTCTCTATGGAGGTGATAACCTCAAGATTTACGCAATTGAAGGTGGAGGATTCGGTGAACTGTACGGGACATCATTCAGCAGAACCCCCGAAGGACAAACCATAGTAAACGCCAACGGCACTCCAATTATTGACAGAAACAAATCCACCGCAAGTGGAAAGAACTTCGGTAACATTAACCCTGATTGGATTGGTTCCGCAAGCACACAACTCAATTACAAAGGCTTTTATCTGAGCGCTTTGATCAACATTAAACAAGGTGGCCTTATCTATTCTTACACAGAGTCTTTCGCTGCTCACCATGGCACCAGCACCGCAACACTTCCACATCGTGAAGGGGGGCTAATTGTACCAAACAGTGTTGTGAAAAGCGGAGAAGGCTATGTGCCAAACACTACCCCGATTACTGCTGAACAGTATTGGGTGGCCGTAACCCCGACAAGTGGTCGTCAGGCCGTGGTTGACGAGTTTATACATGACGCCTCATACGTACAGCTCAAAGAGGTGTCTGTAGGGTATAACTTTTCGAAAAAATTACTCAAAAAGACTCCACTCAAGTCCGCCAGACTATCCTTTGTGGCTACCAATCTAGGGTTCATCTCAAAAGAGGCCCCAGGCAGTCCATTCGGCTTCTCTAGTTCGCTCACAGGTCAAGCTATCGAGGTATCGGGCCTTCCGCTAACCAGAACATACGGTTTCAATCTGAATGTTAAATTTTAA
- a CDS encoding FecR family protein, with protein MKYNSYDIEDFLLDPDFIDWVKEPDEEKSSFFHDWLLTNPDNLREALLAKEMLLKLRAEKLSPSEEEFEESLLKILSHKNQESNRHSERDVKTNTVTRKQPIWKWISVAASVILCGWFLWSVDKEQELAKAPAPVWITKQVPFGKKLIITLPDKSKIRLNSGSSVSYQKAFTANRQVRLLNGEAFFEVRKMNGTPFTVQSGDMTITVVGTSFNVRSFSDEDEIQVAVMTGKVITANSPEKDNSFVAHLTPNEVIRYEKNTGNYTKKHVPNLNIPWKNNTILFKDASLKHVLSELERWYGYSFEIPKEQKDLPGRINGEYKGKSLAEVLDGLVFSMKFDYRIDHKNKKVFLSKRR; from the coding sequence ATGAAATACAATTCTTACGATATAGAGGATTTTTTGCTGGACCCGGATTTTATCGATTGGGTAAAAGAACCCGACGAGGAAAAATCGAGTTTTTTCCACGATTGGTTGCTTACAAATCCCGACAATCTGCGGGAAGCGCTATTGGCAAAAGAGATGTTACTCAAACTTCGGGCGGAAAAACTTAGCCCCAGCGAAGAAGAATTTGAGGAATCACTATTGAAGATTCTTTCACATAAAAATCAGGAATCGAACAGGCATTCGGAAAGAGATGTAAAAACAAACACCGTTACACGCAAACAACCGATTTGGAAATGGATATCCGTTGCGGCAAGCGTTATTCTTTGCGGATGGTTCCTTTGGTCCGTCGACAAGGAGCAAGAGCTAGCCAAAGCTCCGGCACCCGTTTGGATTACCAAGCAGGTTCCTTTCGGAAAGAAACTCATTATCACCCTTCCCGACAAAAGCAAAATCCGTCTTAACTCCGGAAGTTCTGTCAGTTACCAAAAAGCGTTTACGGCCAACAGGCAAGTCCGCCTCCTAAACGGAGAGGCGTTTTTCGAAGTTCGGAAAATGAACGGAACCCCGTTCACAGTACAGTCCGGTGATATGACAATAACGGTAGTCGGCACCTCTTTTAACGTGAGGTCTTTCTCGGATGAGGACGAAATCCAGGTTGCCGTAATGACCGGGAAGGTAATTACCGCCAACAGCCCGGAGAAAGACAACTCGTTTGTGGCTCACCTTACGCCAAATGAAGTTATCCGATACGAAAAAAACACGGGGAACTACACGAAAAAACATGTCCCCAACCTAAACATTCCCTGGAAAAACAATACCATACTGTTCAAAGACGCATCGCTAAAGCATGTGCTCAGCGAGCTCGAACGGTGGTACGGCTATAGTTTCGAAATTCCGAAAGAACAAAAAGACCTGCCCGGAAGAATCAACGGAGAGTACAAAGGCAAGTCGTTGGCGGAAGTGCTGGACGGCTTGGTGTTCTCGATGAAATTCGACTATCGCATCGACCACAAAAACAAGAAAGTGTTTTTAAGCAAAAGGCGTTAG
- a CDS encoding GNAT family N-acetyltransferase — translation MEIEIKSFRELSLDELYAIIKLRVDVFVVEQECPYPELDDKDQKSLHVLCWKKGELVAYARLLPENISYPEASIGRFVVRQDQRKHGYGKVLMSGCLDFIINRWGCDSIKIQAQNYLKDFYKSFGFKAITSPYLEDGIPHIDMILNNTRPK, via the coding sequence ATGGAAATCGAGATCAAGTCATTCCGGGAGCTAAGCCTTGACGAACTTTACGCTATAATCAAACTTCGCGTCGACGTGTTTGTCGTCGAGCAGGAATGCCCTTATCCCGAGCTGGACGACAAAGACCAAAAAAGCCTCCACGTCCTTTGCTGGAAAAAAGGGGAATTGGTGGCCTACGCCCGCCTTTTACCCGAAAACATCTCCTACCCTGAAGCTTCAATCGGGCGGTTTGTCGTTCGACAAGATCAGCGCAAGCACGGGTACGGAAAGGTCTTGATGAGTGGTTGCCTCGATTTTATCATTAACCGGTGGGGGTGCGACTCCATTAAAATCCAAGCGCAAAATTACCTTAAGGATTTTTATAAAAGCTTCGGATTCAAAGCCATAACATCACCGTATTTAGAAGACGGGATTCCTCATATTGACATGATACTAAACAACACACGACCCAAATGA
- a CDS encoding nitronate monooxygenase, which produces MNNPSLSEILNIKHPIIMAPMFLVTNTKMVKEAMKAGIAGAIPAHNFRTIEGFELALQELEQAKTEGGAWGVNLIVNRSNPLLNEQLLACLRHQPDFVITSLGDPSGIVESCKPEGIKVFCDVIDSKHARKAEEALADALIAVNNQAGGHLGPYSPEELIPTLKSETNLPVISAGGVGDSEGVQRMLNLGACGVSIGSPFIACEESPVSAEYKKAVIDYGSGDIVTTKKLSGVSCTIIKTPYVEKIGTERNLLETLSHSLPFLKKTIKTLTFYRGMSALRKAAFSATYKTVWCAGPSIDYVKAIVPLRDIVVQLTKSAE; this is translated from the coding sequence ATGAACAACCCTTCCCTCTCTGAAATCCTGAACATCAAACACCCTATCATTATGGCTCCCATGTTTCTGGTAACCAACACCAAAATGGTAAAAGAAGCGATGAAAGCCGGCATTGCGGGAGCGATTCCCGCCCACAATTTCAGAACCATCGAAGGCTTTGAGCTGGCGCTACAGGAACTGGAACAGGCAAAAACCGAAGGTGGCGCTTGGGGCGTGAATCTGATTGTAAACCGATCCAATCCCCTTCTAAACGAACAGTTACTCGCCTGCCTCCGCCACCAACCAGATTTCGTAATCACTTCTTTGGGCGATCCTTCGGGAATAGTGGAGTCATGCAAACCCGAAGGCATCAAAGTCTTCTGCGACGTAATAGACAGCAAACACGCCCGAAAAGCAGAGGAAGCCTTGGCCGACGCGTTGATAGCCGTAAATAACCAAGCCGGCGGACATTTGGGTCCATACTCGCCCGAAGAGCTGATCCCGACGCTCAAGTCCGAAACAAACCTTCCCGTGATTTCCGCCGGAGGTGTAGGTGATTCCGAAGGAGTCCAGCGTATGTTGAACCTTGGCGCTTGCGGCGTATCAATAGGCAGTCCGTTTATCGCTTGCGAAGAGTCTCCCGTTTCGGCGGAATACAAAAAGGCCGTTATCGATTATGGCTCGGGTGACATTGTGACCACCAAAAAGCTATCGGGCGTATCGTGTACGATTATCAAAACCCCTTACGTGGAAAAGATCGGAACGGAAAGAAACTTACTCGAAACTCTCTCGCACAGCCTCCCTTTTCTTAAAAAAACCATAAAGACCCTTACCTTCTATCGTGGTATGAGCGCTTTGCGCAAAGCGGCCTTTTCCGCCACCTATAAAACCGTATGGTGCGCAGGGCCGTCAATTGATTACGTCAAGGCAATTGTACCTTTACGGGATATAGTAGTCCAACTTACGAAAAGCGCTGAATAG
- a CDS encoding SusD/RagB family nutrient-binding outer membrane lipoprotein: MKIKNIIPIALLLFAGVSCTDGFEEINENSVKSKVHEAPLETFFTMMQNKGTMDNFQRKQHLFHNMYAQYFSDIKFDSDRYSYQDGWINVLWRDCYLNIVNGSNVILSKTEDNVQPNMRAQTIIFRTWMFMKTTDTFGDIPYFDPINGKGLELGYLVRYDKQKDIYYDMFAQLDKAINLIDEDNIAPFNTFTDADAMLNGDMSKWKKFANSLRLRMAIQISKVDPDKAKTEGEKSLALPLLDSNADNVSLKMDIKDNIKHKLKAISNWNEFRMSSTIENVLEKTADAVDPRERWYFSPSKKDGEYNGLPVGLASDKEAGYKDLGSNIGPWFQLEKDYDIMRYSEICFLKAEAGTLGWSGAGDIETNYLDGIKASFNHINNTATDATKKKTNEISEEEYDAYIASQGVSLASGDKQKKIITQKWLAVFPDGHLAWADFRRTGFPSELTPPEDPIDFPQGQFIKRVRYVENEHLLNGDNVQKALGSKTDDLTTPVWWDVD, from the coding sequence ATGAAGATAAAAAATATAATACCTATCGCTTTACTGCTGTTTGCGGGAGTTTCATGCACTGACGGTTTCGAAGAGATTAATGAAAACTCCGTAAAGAGCAAGGTACACGAGGCCCCTCTGGAAACGTTCTTCACCATGATGCAAAACAAAGGCACCATGGATAACTTCCAGAGAAAACAGCACCTTTTTCATAACATGTACGCTCAGTATTTTTCGGACATAAAGTTCGACTCTGACCGATACAGTTATCAAGACGGTTGGATAAATGTTCTTTGGAGAGATTGCTATCTCAATATCGTAAACGGCTCTAATGTCATCCTCAGCAAAACTGAGGACAACGTTCAGCCGAACATGAGAGCCCAAACAATTATCTTCAGGACGTGGATGTTCATGAAAACCACGGACACCTTTGGAGACATTCCTTACTTTGACCCTATAAATGGCAAAGGTTTAGAGTTAGGGTACCTTGTTCGCTACGATAAGCAGAAGGACATCTACTACGACATGTTCGCCCAGCTTGACAAAGCCATTAACCTTATTGATGAAGACAATATCGCGCCCTTCAATACATTTACTGATGCGGACGCAATGTTAAACGGGGACATGTCAAAATGGAAGAAGTTTGCGAATTCGCTACGTTTAAGGATGGCTATACAGATATCTAAAGTTGACCCCGATAAAGCGAAAACAGAAGGAGAGAAATCTCTTGCTCTTCCTTTGTTGGACAGCAACGCTGACAATGTCTCCTTAAAAATGGACATTAAAGACAATATCAAGCACAAGCTAAAGGCCATCAGTAATTGGAACGAATTCAGAATGAGCTCCACTATTGAGAATGTGCTTGAGAAAACAGCTGACGCAGTTGATCCTAGAGAGCGTTGGTATTTTAGCCCTTCAAAAAAAGACGGCGAGTACAACGGCTTACCTGTAGGGCTAGCCTCGGACAAAGAAGCAGGATACAAAGACCTTGGTTCTAATATAGGTCCATGGTTCCAGTTGGAGAAAGACTACGACATTATGCGCTACTCCGAAATATGTTTTCTCAAGGCTGAAGCTGGCACACTTGGCTGGAGCGGAGCAGGTGATATAGAAACGAATTATTTGGACGGCATCAAAGCCTCTTTCAATCATATCAACAACACCGCTACGGACGCAACCAAAAAGAAAACAAACGAAATATCAGAAGAAGAATACGACGCTTATATTGCCAGCCAAGGCGTTTCCCTAGCCAGTGGAGACAAACAAAAAAAGATTATCACCCAAAAGTGGCTAGCCGTATTTCCTGACGGCCATTTAGCTTGGGCTGATTTCCGCCGGACTGGATTCCCAAGTGAGTTAACTCCTCCTGAGGACCCTATCGATTTTCCTCAAGGACAATTTATTAAACGAGTCAGGTACGTCGAGAATGAACACTTGCTCAATGGCGACAATGTCCAAAAAGCCCTTGGCTCCAAAACCGACGATCTCACTACCCCAGTCTGGTGGGACGTTGACTAA
- a CDS encoding sigma-70 family RNA polymerase sigma factor, with translation MEETQSKPPMITLPSRSDCSYDHTVPIPEKKEAEIWQEFKAGSEVALVYIYKKFYHSLYHYASQFTKDREIISDSIHDLFIELMQKRERLADVSSIKFYLFRSVKISIIQKLKHYQRMQAKESAENYAGYDFKLNLSTEQLMIERAMTKENMARVNAALKKLSKKQREIIYCYYLEGLTIPEIAELMSFTNEKSAQNLLYKSLKSLRDMLLIMSTIAWTGNLFEN, from the coding sequence ATGGAAGAAACGCAAAGCAAACCGCCAATGATTACGCTTCCCTCCAGAAGCGACTGCTCCTATGACCATACGGTTCCTATACCAGAAAAAAAGGAAGCCGAAATTTGGCAAGAATTCAAGGCAGGCAGCGAGGTGGCCCTTGTATACATATACAAGAAATTTTACCACAGCCTTTATCATTATGCCAGCCAGTTCACCAAAGACCGGGAGATTATCAGCGACTCAATCCACGACCTGTTTATCGAGTTGATGCAGAAACGCGAAAGATTGGCGGATGTCAGCTCCATTAAGTTTTACCTCTTCCGGTCTGTCAAAATATCCATCATACAGAAACTGAAGCATTACCAGAGAATGCAGGCGAAGGAATCCGCCGAAAACTACGCTGGTTATGACTTTAAGCTCAACCTCTCTACCGAACAGCTGATGATCGAAAGGGCCATGACTAAAGAAAATATGGCTAGAGTCAATGCCGCGCTGAAGAAACTGAGCAAAAAGCAACGGGAAATCATCTATTGCTACTATCTGGAAGGGCTAACTATTCCTGAGATTGCGGAATTGATGAGCTTTACCAATGAGAAGTCAGCCCAAAACCTGTTATACAAATCCTTAAAATCTTTACGGGACATGTTATTGATAATGAGCACAATAGCATGGACCGGAAATTTATTTGAAAATTAA